GTCCCGCCTGCGCGAGGGGTGCGTGCCGGACCCCGGCTACGCGTGGCGGCTTCCGTGAGCGAACGGAAGCCCACCGAGGCCATTCCCCCGGGCCTCGCGCGTTGCTAAGCCCGGGGCCATGTCCGACTGCCTCTTCTGCCGAATCCGAGACGGCCTCATCCCCGCGCGCATCGTCTACCGCGATGAGCTGTGCCTGGCCTTCGAGGACATCAATCCCCAGGCGCCCACTCACGTGCTGTTCGTCCCGCTCCAGCACATCGCCACGGTGAACGACATCACCGCGGAGGACCGCGAGGTGGTGGGCCACCTCTTCACCGCCGCCGCCAAGGTGGCCCGGGAGCGCGGCCACGCCGACAACGGCTACCGTGTGGTCATGAACACCCAGCGCGACGCCGGGCAGACGGTGTTCCACATCCACCTGCACCTGCTGGCGGGCCGGCCCCTGCTGTGGCCGCCGGGCTGAGGGCCCCCTCGTCCAGGAGACCGGGCTGAGCGCCCCGGTCCTCCAGAAGACCGGGCTGCGCGCCCGGTCCTCCAGAAGACTCCGCCGCGCCCGGCTTCCCACCGGCCATCCGAGCGGGACGGTGGGGATGCGCCGCCCGACGGGTGTCCCGGCGGGTGGTAGCGTAAGGCGTCCGTCGGGGTTCCCTGCCGTATGCCTTTCAGCGCCCAATCGTCCCCTCGCCATCGACGCGCCTACACGGTGCTCTCCCTGCTGCTGGCGGGCGTGGCGGGGGCGGTGAACGCCACGGGCTTCGTGGCGCTCGGGCTCCACACGTCCCATATGTCCGGAAACATGGCCACGCTGGGCGAGTCCCTCGCGTCCCGGGACTGGCGCATGGCGATGCTGGGCGCGCAGGTGCTGCTGGCCTTCCTGCTGGGGGCCGTGGCCGCGTCCGCGTTGATGGAGGCCGCGCGTCACCGCGCGAGGGGCCGGCATGCGCCCGCGCTGCTGCTGGAGGCGGTCATCCTGGGGGGCATCGGCGTGTGGCTCACGTCCACGCCCGGCACGCGCGAGCCCACCCTCATGTGGGGCCTGTCCTTCGCCATGGGCCTGCAGAACGCGCTCGTCACCCGCGTGTCCGGCGCGGTGGTGCGCACCACGCACATCACGGGCGTCCTCACCGACATCGGCATCCAGGTGGTGCAGATGTTCGCCTGGGTGCGGGACGGCGCCCGGGGCGACGGCTTCCGGGGCGTGCTGCGCCAGATGCGGGCGTTGCCCTCCGCCATCCAGTTCGAGCGCACCCGGCTGCACCTGGGACTGGCCGCCGCCTTCCTCTTCGGGTGCACCACCGGGCCGATGCTCTATCTCCAGTACGGCCCGGCCACGCTGGGGCTGCCGTGCGCGGTGCTGGTGCTGCTGGCGGCGCTCGACTTGAGCCCCGCCGCCCTTGCCCAGGCCGAGCCCGCGCCGCGCACCTGAGTCACTCCGGCGCAGGCCGCGAGACCCGGGTCACTGCGGCTCTGGCTGCGACACCTGAGACGGTGCGGGAGGGCCGGAGGAGGGCTCCACGTCCTTGACGATTGGCGCGGGGCCCTGCCGACGAATCACGTGCAGCACGCTGCTCTGCTCGTCCGTCCAGATGAAGTCGGGCTCGCTGCGCAGGCCCAGGCGGCGCACACGCGCGGAGGCCTGGGTGAAGGTGGGGCCCCAGGAGAACTCCCGGTCCGGGCTGAGCACCATCCAGTTGCTGCGCAGCGCGTCCTCCGACGTCTCGTGGAAGATGAACGTCGAGTGCAGGCCCAGCGCCCGCGCGTGCGCCAGCGTCACCGGCACCAGGTCCAGGTGCACGTTGCTGATGTGCAGCGCGAGCACGCCGTGCGGCGCGAGGTGCTTCTGGTAGAGCGCCACCGCCTCGCGGGTGAGCAGGTGGACGGGGATGGCGTCGGAGGAGAAGGTGTCCAGCGCGAGCAGGTCGAAGGCCTGGGGCTCGCCGCGCTCCAGCTCCTGCTCCAGGGAGATGCGCGCGTCGCCCTCCACCACCTCCACGTTCGCGGGCGTGTCCTTCAGGAAGCTGAAGAAGCCGCCCTCGCCCTCGGCCAGGGAGATGACCACCGGGTTGATTTCGTAGAAGCGGCCGGAGTCCCCCGCCTCGAGGAGCGCCGCGCTCGTGCCCACGCCCAGCCCCAGCACGCCCACGCGCAGGCCCGGAGCAAGGCCCACGGCCTCGCGCAGCCGGCGCTGCTCGGCGATGGCGAGGCCCAGCCCGGACTCGCGCGTGAAGTAGGTGGTGGGCTGGTTGCGCCGCTCGGGGGCGACGTACTGCCAGCCGTGGGTGATGGCGCCGTGCCGCAGGCTGTAGAGGCGCGCCTTCGGGTCGTCCGCGTTCTGCTCCATCACCCGCACCACGCCGAAGAAGTTGCGGGCGCTGAAGCTGGACCGGCCCAGCTCGCGGCCCACGGTGATGACCAGGTTCAGCGCGACGACGGCGAGCATCACCCCGCGCAGCATGCGCCGCACGTGCAGGCTCCGCGTTTCCGCCGGGGGCTGGCGCGCCATGCCCACCAGCGCCACGAGGCAGCACAGGCCCAGCGCCAGCGGGTACTCCCAGTAGGCGCGGAACAGCGCGGTGGCCACGATGCTGACGAACAGGCCACCGAGCACGCCGCCCGCGGAGACCCACAGGAAGAAAGCGCTCAGGTGACGCGGCGAGGGGCGCAGGCGGTACAGCTCGCCATGGCACACCATGCAGCCCGCGAAGAGTGCCGTCGAGTACGCGACGAGCTGCAAGGCGAGCGCGGCGTGAGGCCCGGCCGTCTGCGCGTGCGCGACGCCCGCCCCCGAGGCGATGAGCAGCACCGAGCACAGGGCGCGCGAGTAGAAGGACTCGCGGGAGAACGCGAGGATGAAGGTGAGGAGGTAGATGGCCAGCGGCAGCACCCAGAGGAAGGGGCCGGCCGCCACGTCCTGGGAGAGCTGGTTCGTCGTCGCGAGGAGCAGCACCGAGGCGCACGCGCTCAGCCCCAGCCACAGCAGCGTGAGCCGGAGGCCGGGACGGGGCTCCTCGCCGGCCGCGCCGCTCGCGTCCACCGGGAGGCCCCCTTCCATGGCCGGCGCCGTGACTGGCACCGCCACCTGCGCATCCGCGTTCCGCAGCACGTCCACGGCGCACACCGCGCACGCCACCGCGAAGAGGACGAAGCCCGCCCCCCAGCCCCACGCCTGCGCGCCCCGCCCCACCCAGGGCTCCACCAGGAAGGGGTAGCCGAGCAGCGCCAGCAGCGAGCCCACGTTGGACAGCGCGTACAGCGGATACGGTGAGCGGCCCGGCCGTGCGCGCGCGAACCACGACTGCAAGAGCGGCCCGGTGGTGCTCAGCACGAAGAAGGGCAGGCCGATGGTGGCCGCCAGCATCGCCAGCAGCCGGAGCACCGGCAGGTCCGTCCCTGTCGGCCGCCATCCGGGCCCCGGCGCCACCGGCGAGCCCTCCCACAGCGTC
The window above is part of the Pyxidicoccus trucidator genome. Proteins encoded here:
- a CDS encoding histidine triad nucleotide-binding protein → MSDCLFCRIRDGLIPARIVYRDELCLAFEDINPQAPTHVLFVPLQHIATVNDITAEDREVVGHLFTAAAKVARERGHADNGYRVVMNTQRDAGQTVFHIHLHLLAGRPLLWPPG
- a CDS encoding YoaK family protein is translated as MPFSAQSSPRHRRAYTVLSLLLAGVAGAVNATGFVALGLHTSHMSGNMATLGESLASRDWRMAMLGAQVLLAFLLGAVAASALMEAARHRARGRHAPALLLEAVILGGIGVWLTSTPGTREPTLMWGLSFAMGLQNALVTRVSGAVVRTTHITGVLTDIGIQVVQMFAWVRDGARGDGFRGVLRQMRALPSAIQFERTRLHLGLAAAFLFGCTTGPMLYLQYGPATLGLPCAVLVLLAALDLSPAALAQAEPAPRT
- a CDS encoding ferrichrome ABC transporter permease is translated as MFRYALAIFTSAFLLFGVQPLAGRYALPWYGGTPGVWTACMLFFQVALLGGYAYAHGLASRLAPRTQARVHLGLLAVAVAVLGARTLWEGSPVAPGPGWRPTGTDLPVLRLLAMLAATIGLPFFVLSTTGPLLQSWFARARPGRSPYPLYALSNVGSLLALLGYPFLVEPWVGRGAQAWGWGAGFVLFAVACAVCAVDVLRNADAQVAVPVTAPAMEGGLPVDASGAAGEEPRPGLRLTLLWLGLSACASVLLLATTNQLSQDVAAGPFLWVLPLAIYLLTFILAFSRESFYSRALCSVLLIASGAGVAHAQTAGPHAALALQLVAYSTALFAGCMVCHGELYRLRPSPRHLSAFFLWVSAGGVLGGLFVSIVATALFRAYWEYPLALGLCCLVALVGMARQPPAETRSLHVRRMLRGVMLAVVALNLVITVGRELGRSSFSARNFFGVVRVMEQNADDPKARLYSLRHGAITHGWQYVAPERRNQPTTYFTRESGLGLAIAEQRRLREAVGLAPGLRVGVLGLGVGTSAALLEAGDSGRFYEINPVVISLAEGEGGFFSFLKDTPANVEVVEGDARISLEQELERGEPQAFDLLALDTFSSDAIPVHLLTREAVALYQKHLAPHGVLALHISNVHLDLVPVTLAHARALGLHSTFIFHETSEDALRSNWMVLSPDREFSWGPTFTQASARVRRLGLRSEPDFIWTDEQSSVLHVIRRQGPAPIVKDVEPSSGPPAPSQVSQPEPQ